Proteins encoded together in one Planctomyces sp. SH-PL14 window:
- a CDS encoding zinc-dependent alcohol dehydrogenase, producing MKALCWHGKNDVRIDTVPDPRIENPRDAIIRVTATAICGSDLHLLDGYMPTMESGDILGHEFMGEVVEVGPGVPNLRTGDRVVVPFTMACGSCFFCQRELYSCCDNSNPNARLAEKAMGHSPSGLFGYSHMLGGFAGGQAEYVRVPFADVGPWKVPLGIPDEKVLFLSDIFPTGYMAAENAEIEPGDTVAVWGCGPVGQFCIRSAWMLGAQRVIAIDRVPERLRLAETFGRAETIDFSKVSVYDTLQELTGGRGPDRCIDAVGAEAHAWGTFDSVVDAAKAKVGLGTDRPHVVREAMMCCRKGGTISMPGVYLGFLDKIPFGAFVNKGLTLKTGQTHVHRYFKPLMERIESGEIDPSEIITHRARLAEAPELYRKFRDKTDGCIKVVMTP from the coding sequence ATGAAAGCTTTGTGCTGGCACGGAAAGAACGACGTTCGAATCGACACGGTTCCCGACCCCCGGATCGAGAACCCTCGCGACGCGATCATCCGCGTGACGGCGACCGCCATCTGCGGAAGCGATCTGCACCTGCTGGACGGCTACATGCCGACGATGGAATCGGGCGACATCCTGGGCCACGAGTTCATGGGGGAGGTCGTCGAAGTCGGCCCCGGCGTGCCGAACCTCCGCACGGGAGACCGGGTCGTGGTCCCCTTCACGATGGCCTGCGGAAGCTGCTTCTTCTGCCAGCGAGAGCTCTATTCCTGCTGCGACAACTCCAATCCGAACGCCAGGCTGGCCGAGAAGGCGATGGGGCACTCGCCCAGCGGCCTCTTCGGATACTCGCACATGCTCGGAGGTTTCGCCGGCGGCCAGGCAGAATACGTCCGCGTCCCGTTTGCCGACGTCGGCCCCTGGAAGGTCCCGCTGGGTATCCCCGATGAGAAGGTGCTGTTCCTGAGCGATATCTTTCCGACCGGCTACATGGCGGCCGAGAACGCCGAGATCGAACCGGGCGACACGGTCGCCGTCTGGGGATGCGGCCCGGTCGGCCAGTTCTGCATCCGCAGCGCCTGGATGCTGGGCGCCCAGCGCGTCATCGCCATCGATCGCGTTCCGGAGCGGCTGCGTCTGGCGGAAACCTTCGGCCGGGCGGAGACGATCGATTTCTCCAAGGTGAGCGTCTACGACACGCTGCAGGAGCTGACCGGGGGCCGCGGGCCGGATCGCTGCATCGACGCGGTCGGAGCCGAGGCGCACGCCTGGGGGACCTTCGACTCCGTCGTCGACGCGGCGAAGGCCAAAGTCGGCCTGGGGACCGACCGGCCGCACGTCGTTCGAGAGGCGATGATGTGCTGCCGGAAGGGGGGGACGATCTCGATGCCGGGAGTCTATCTCGGCTTCCTGGACAAGATCCCGTTCGGCGCCTTCGTGAATAAGGGGCTGACGCTGAAGACGGGACAGACGCACGTGCACCGCTACTTCAAGCCCCTCATGGAACGGATCGAGAGCGGCGAGATCGATCCGTCCGAGATCATCACGCACCGCGCCCGGCTCGCCGAGGCGCCGGAGCTCTATCGCAAGTTCCGCGACAAGACGGACGGCTGCATCAAGGTCGTCATGACGCCGTGA
- a CDS encoding DUF6789 family protein — protein sequence MSQDSLSNALAGAAAGVAATLPMTAAIAVCQSRLPLSDQFAAPPPHQVAMDMARAVGLHSRLDLDDRVLLTIASHFGYGAAAGMLYGALAEEEDSSPVLRGIGFGCAVWGGSYLGWLPAAGFRAAAHRMSLRRNLMMFAAHVVWGATLGALFSRRPRRNRRDSPTVASDWRPWAAPPEASAAGGSSGGGRDLQGRSP from the coding sequence TTGTCCCAGGACTCTCTCTCGAACGCTTTGGCGGGGGCCGCGGCCGGAGTGGCCGCCACCCTTCCGATGACCGCCGCCATCGCGGTGTGCCAGAGCCGCTTGCCTCTGTCGGACCAGTTCGCCGCCCCGCCGCCGCACCAGGTCGCGATGGACATGGCCCGGGCGGTGGGCCTCCACTCCCGGCTGGACCTCGACGACCGGGTTCTGCTCACGATCGCCTCCCACTTCGGATACGGGGCCGCGGCCGGGATGCTGTACGGGGCTCTGGCTGAGGAGGAGGACTCCTCGCCCGTCCTGCGAGGGATCGGCTTCGGCTGTGCGGTCTGGGGAGGAAGCTACCTGGGCTGGCTTCCCGCCGCGGGTTTCCGCGCCGCGGCACACCGCATGTCACTGCGACGCAACCTGATGATGTTCGCGGCGCACGTCGTCTGGGGAGCGACCCTGGGAGCCCTGTTCTCCCGCCGTCCCCGGAGGAATCGCCGGGACTCGCCGACGGTCGCGTCGGACTGGCGGCCATGGGCCGCCCCGCCGGAAGCGAGCGCCGCCGGCGGGAGCAGCGGTGGCGGGCGAGACTTACAAGGAAGGTCACCGTGA
- a CDS encoding NAD-dependent epimerase/dehydratase family protein yields the protein MKVLVTGGTGVIGRGLIPALLKAGHDVSLLSRHASRECAEWPAPIRGLDADIAERDSLRGTLEGIDCVVHVAGIIAEEPPGRTYERIHVEGTRHLVEEAERAGVRRLIAVSSLGADRGRSPYHVSKRQAEEEVRRFSREWVIVRPGNVYGPGDDVFCRFLRMVRAYPAVPQVGRGNQRFQPIWFEDLGVALTRCVADGTVAGKTLELAGDEILTPHKLLEHFQNLTRRPVPAIWLPAFFIRLGQRLLDALQTVLRWIGLRTSVAPPINESQLTMLLEENLVRRPEGPRLADLLDRPPTPVQEGLRRLVDELPELPPSRGVGSLQNKVFWADLDGVRPEEAVERFRRDVAEIMPIDFCAEPGASDLVAPGQTFTAHLPVRGHIQIRVEVNESTEIVFMTVEGHPLAGIVRFSAGPQPAGSPGTRPDAALPTRFQIEVFAKAGSLPDWLAEQTFAWVLQNQMWKGVLKRLVKAIGQPDAAIRMTSHVLEGERAQEIERQADELLARRQREERAKLLESDGPDHVERAHRPCPLVPKEGPAE from the coding sequence GTGAAGGTCCTGGTCACCGGCGGAACGGGCGTGATCGGCCGCGGGCTGATTCCAGCGTTGTTGAAGGCGGGACACGACGTGAGCCTGCTGTCGCGCCACGCCTCCCGGGAGTGCGCGGAATGGCCCGCTCCGATCCGCGGTCTGGACGCGGACATCGCCGAGCGGGACTCGCTCCGCGGGACGCTGGAGGGGATCGACTGCGTGGTCCACGTGGCGGGTATCATCGCCGAGGAGCCCCCCGGGCGAACCTACGAGCGGATCCATGTGGAGGGGACGCGGCACCTCGTCGAAGAGGCCGAACGGGCCGGCGTCCGGCGGCTGATCGCCGTCTCGTCCCTGGGAGCGGACCGGGGCCGTTCTCCCTACCACGTTTCCAAGCGGCAGGCCGAAGAGGAGGTCCGCCGGTTCTCGCGAGAGTGGGTCATCGTCCGCCCCGGGAACGTCTACGGTCCGGGCGACGATGTCTTCTGCCGCTTCCTGCGGATGGTCCGGGCCTATCCCGCGGTGCCGCAGGTCGGACGGGGGAACCAGCGGTTCCAGCCGATCTGGTTTGAAGATCTCGGCGTGGCGCTGACCCGATGCGTCGCAGACGGGACGGTGGCGGGAAAGACGCTGGAGCTGGCGGGGGACGAGATCCTGACTCCGCACAAGCTCCTGGAGCACTTTCAGAACCTGACGCGGCGGCCTGTCCCCGCGATCTGGCTCCCTGCGTTCTTCATCCGGCTCGGGCAGCGTCTGCTCGACGCGCTGCAGACGGTCCTGCGATGGATCGGCCTGCGGACCTCCGTCGCTCCGCCGATCAACGAGTCGCAGCTGACGATGCTCCTCGAGGAGAACCTCGTCCGGAGGCCGGAGGGCCCGCGGCTCGCCGACCTGCTCGATCGGCCTCCCACTCCGGTCCAGGAAGGGCTGCGGCGACTCGTCGACGAACTGCCGGAGCTTCCCCCTTCCCGCGGCGTCGGCTCGCTGCAGAACAAGGTCTTCTGGGCCGATCTGGACGGTGTTCGCCCGGAGGAGGCGGTGGAGCGGTTCCGCAGGGACGTCGCGGAGATCATGCCGATCGACTTCTGCGCGGAGCCAGGGGCGTCGGACCTGGTGGCTCCGGGACAGACCTTCACCGCCCACCTGCCGGTCCGCGGCCACATCCAGATCCGCGTGGAGGTCAACGAGTCGACGGAGATTGTCTTCATGACCGTGGAAGGGCATCCGCTGGCAGGGATTGTTCGATTCTCGGCAGGCCCGCAACCCGCCGGGAGTCCCGGGACCAGGCCGGACGCAGCCTTGCCCACGCGGTTCCAGATCGAGGTCTTCGCCAAGGCCGGAAGTCTTCCCGACTGGCTGGCGGAGCAGACCTTCGCCTGGGTCCTGCAGAATCAGATGTGGAAGGGAGTCCTGAAGCGGCTCGTGAAGGCGATCGGACAACCGGACGCGGCGATTCGGATGACCTCCCACGTGCTGGAGGGAGAGCGGGCGCAGGAGATCGAACGTCAGGCGGACGAACTCCTTGCCCGACGCCAGCGAGAGGAACGGGCCAAGCTCCTCGAATCCGACGGGCCGGACCATGTCGAACGAGCCCACCGCCCCTGCCCCCTCGTCCCGAAGGAGGGGCCGGCGGAGTAG
- a CDS encoding DUF1990 family protein, whose protein sequence is MLSLRKPSADALKRFLEAQKELPFTYEAVGATAGSPPAGYAVDRTRIRLGEGEEVFRSASAALRRWEQFDLGWVEASPSHTPIRPGEVVAVMGYALGLWWVNACRIVYTIGDEGAVSRFGFTYGTLPGHVESGEERFLVEWDRGTNAVWYDIIAFSRPNHLLSRVGYPVVRRLQKRFGRDSAAAMLRATGGGGGGGGGGSDPTGRAGGPTCRSPG, encoded by the coding sequence ATGTTGTCATTGCGAAAACCTTCGGCCGACGCCCTGAAACGCTTCCTGGAGGCGCAGAAGGAATTGCCGTTCACCTACGAGGCGGTCGGCGCCACGGCCGGAAGTCCCCCCGCCGGGTACGCCGTGGACCGGACCCGCATTCGGTTGGGAGAGGGGGAAGAGGTCTTCCGTTCGGCCTCCGCGGCGCTCCGCCGCTGGGAGCAGTTTGATCTCGGCTGGGTCGAAGCCTCCCCGTCGCACACGCCGATCCGGCCGGGCGAAGTCGTCGCCGTGATGGGGTATGCCCTCGGTTTGTGGTGGGTCAACGCCTGCCGGATCGTCTACACGATCGGCGACGAGGGAGCGGTCAGCCGGTTCGGCTTCACGTACGGCACGTTGCCCGGCCACGTCGAGAGTGGCGAGGAGCGATTCCTGGTCGAATGGGACCGGGGGACGAACGCCGTCTGGTACGACATCATCGCCTTTTCCCGCCCGAACCACCTGCTCAGCCGTGTCGGCTACCCCGTCGTACGCCGCTTGCAGAAACGATTCGGTCGGGACTCGGCCGCGGCAATGCTTCGGGCAACGGGCGGGGGCGGGGGCGGGGGCGGGGGCGGCTCCGATCCGACCGGGAGAGCCGGAGGGCCTACGTGTCGCTCTCCCGGATGA
- a CDS encoding M66 family metalloprotease, with protein sequence MSRFARALSRFDRWTSAMSGLTLLALLGAPLFAAEPAVKPLVFNTTAPVNDLKGPLAARVQFVQSQVIPARAVAGDRQPHLIGDRKTLLLVRPLKTGGTGSPPPPIVVTASAKGGKTLGSLTLDPPEKLPRTAYAIDGIPDGTIDFAPKGNAPPGVISNRHDLEKLSDPKQQSFLAAQLRKSPVVEIQTADGQWVRDIYLPAGTGFEKKLLRVVSHAGYTSTIHYSGRSAVIARGQTLQFKFVGGQWIHESELENQGLTYAADAWSGLLPAEWIVPGLGLEFRQGDLRGELAGLQVGAPTELLIHTIDLGMLTRPRGEFHFANDPEAHREYFQTVPVSRLIVSQYAPLSLPEVMLPDGTLLTDHDPGNGGWHDGTMRQRIGKELISLGIDNANYGIHSTPGEGEESHPYVAAQLAAHSSRGKYANGVVVHGGSGGGGIVTLDDSLHNEFSHEVGHNYGLGHYVGGFEGSVHRSADQPNSTWGWDADKNRFLPNFSPVRSGQDACLDRQCQSPFDGRTYGMDAMAGGAPLSGFNRFTLYTPNTATIIQSFLESKAVFDAESPTGFRKWNADKGTMEPYEHTVDLNRQITAPVSELSAAQLASRLAEYDVVRVAMGDGNWTKNIELPAAAPANRGRRVTIDHAASYDSVLFLNGGQLQVSRGFQKTYLSDGKRWKEERETRPSTLRKPESFGIPVTTLVGYYDPQGELKSTIYPALHGAYGFTYGDDRDPDAEPASRTGGPNEPGCHLLVETRDGPLRFRLASQRLSPKLMNKFHVNIPEASQPRSVSVVRGGKVLDKRSIAATTEKLTYTVNGRSPDTAATANTPPASGGKR encoded by the coding sequence ATGAGCAGATTCGCCAGGGCGTTGTCCCGGTTTGACCGCTGGACGTCGGCGATGTCCGGCCTGACCCTGCTGGCACTCCTCGGGGCGCCGCTCTTCGCGGCGGAGCCGGCCGTCAAACCGCTGGTCTTCAACACGACCGCCCCGGTCAACGATCTGAAAGGTCCGCTGGCCGCTCGCGTGCAGTTCGTCCAGAGCCAGGTCATCCCGGCTCGCGCGGTCGCGGGGGATCGCCAGCCGCATCTGATCGGTGACCGCAAGACGCTGCTGCTGGTCCGTCCGCTCAAGACCGGCGGGACCGGGAGCCCGCCCCCGCCGATCGTCGTCACCGCGAGTGCGAAGGGGGGAAAGACGCTCGGATCGCTCACGCTCGATCCCCCCGAGAAACTCCCCCGAACCGCCTACGCCATCGACGGCATTCCGGACGGGACGATCGACTTCGCGCCGAAGGGGAACGCGCCCCCCGGCGTCATCAGCAACCGCCACGACCTCGAAAAGCTGAGCGATCCGAAACAGCAGTCGTTCCTCGCCGCCCAGTTGCGGAAAAGCCCGGTCGTGGAGATTCAGACCGCCGACGGCCAGTGGGTCCGCGACATCTACCTTCCGGCCGGAACTGGGTTCGAGAAGAAGCTGCTCCGCGTCGTCTCGCACGCCGGCTACACCTCGACCATCCACTACAGCGGCCGGAGTGCCGTGATCGCCCGCGGCCAGACTCTCCAGTTCAAGTTCGTCGGCGGACAGTGGATTCACGAGAGCGAGCTCGAGAACCAGGGGCTCACGTACGCCGCCGACGCCTGGAGCGGCCTCCTCCCCGCCGAGTGGATCGTGCCGGGCCTCGGCCTCGAGTTTCGACAGGGGGACCTCCGCGGGGAGCTCGCCGGTCTCCAGGTCGGAGCCCCCACGGAGCTCCTGATCCACACCATCGACCTGGGAATGCTGACCCGGCCCCGCGGCGAGTTCCACTTCGCGAACGATCCCGAGGCCCATCGGGAATACTTCCAGACCGTCCCGGTCAGCCGGCTGATCGTCAGCCAGTACGCCCCTCTCTCGCTCCCCGAAGTGATGCTCCCCGACGGGACGCTCCTCACCGACCACGATCCGGGCAACGGCGGCTGGCACGACGGCACCATGCGGCAGCGGATCGGCAAGGAGCTGATTTCGCTCGGCATCGACAACGCCAACTACGGGATCCACAGCACTCCCGGCGAGGGGGAGGAGAGCCACCCCTACGTGGCGGCGCAGCTCGCGGCCCACAGCAGCCGCGGCAAGTACGCCAACGGGGTCGTGGTGCACGGGGGCTCGGGGGGCGGCGGCATCGTCACGCTCGACGACTCGCTGCACAACGAGTTCAGCCACGAAGTCGGCCACAACTACGGACTCGGCCACTACGTGGGGGGCTTCGAGGGTTCGGTGCACCGCAGCGCCGACCAGCCCAATTCCACCTGGGGCTGGGACGCCGACAAGAACCGCTTCCTCCCGAACTTCTCGCCGGTCCGGAGCGGTCAGGACGCCTGTCTCGACCGCCAGTGCCAGAGTCCGTTCGACGGGCGCACCTATGGCATGGACGCCATGGCGGGGGGCGCGCCACTGTCGGGCTTCAACCGCTTCACCCTCTACACCCCGAACACCGCGACGATCATCCAGAGTTTCCTCGAGAGCAAGGCGGTGTTCGACGCCGAGTCGCCGACCGGCTTCCGCAAGTGGAACGCCGACAAGGGGACGATGGAGCCGTACGAGCACACGGTCGACCTCAACCGGCAGATCACCGCTCCGGTCAGCGAACTCAGCGCCGCGCAGCTGGCCTCCCGGCTGGCCGAATACGACGTCGTCCGGGTGGCGATGGGGGACGGCAACTGGACGAAGAACATCGAGCTTCCCGCCGCCGCCCCCGCCAACCGCGGCCGCCGCGTGACGATCGACCACGCCGCCTCCTATGACAGCGTGCTGTTCCTGAACGGCGGCCAGCTCCAGGTCTCCCGCGGGTTCCAGAAGACCTACCTGTCCGACGGAAAGCGCTGGAAGGAAGAGCGGGAGACCAGGCCGTCCACTCTCCGCAAGCCGGAGTCCTTCGGCATCCCGGTGACGACGCTCGTCGGCTACTACGACCCGCAGGGGGAACTCAAGAGCACGATCTATCCGGCCCTCCACGGAGCCTACGGCTTCACCTACGGCGACGATCGCGACCCCGATGCCGAGCCAGCCAGCCGGACCGGCGGCCCGAACGAGCCAGGCTGCCATCTTCTGGTCGAGACCCGCGACGGCCCGCTGCGGTTCCGCCTGGCGAGCCAGCGGCTGAGTCCCAAGCTCATGAACAAATTCCACGTCAACATCCCCGAGGCCAGCCAGCCCAGGAGTGTCTCGGTGGTCCGCGGCGGAAAGGTCCTCGACAAGCGCTCGATCGCCGCAACGACGGAGAAGCTGACCTACACGGTCAACGGCCGTTCGCCGGACACGGCGGCAACGGCCAACACTCCGCCGGCGTCCGGCGGGAAGCGCTGA
- the kaiC gene encoding circadian clock protein KaiC produces MKELLNVPPLERMKTGIRGFEHISLGGLVRGRTTLLVGTSGSGKTLFATELVHRAITESGNSAVFVTFEEKPADIVRNVRQLGWDLSEQIQRKKLIILDASMDRTIVEEAGAYDLSGIITQIVDAIQEVGAQLVILDSLGALFYQFENPGILRREILRLTDELRDLGVTSIMTAERVEEYGPITRFGIEEFVSDCVVVLRHQLLDEKVRRTIQIYKLRGDRHYKDEFPFTIETPGIVILPLSAAELTQSSTANRVSFGSRSLDEMAGGGLFQDSVILISGPTGSGKTLMGTTFASEACRRGERVLFLGYEESRPQLMRNAHSWGLEFDEWEKSGLLKTVCQYPEALGLEGHLYAIEREIEQFRPTRLVIDSISAMERVGSVRNFREFVIGLTGFVKQQQVCTLLTSSSASLSGGDSITDAHISTITDAIVLLRYVERAGALSRGIIIIKMRGSQHDKRFHEFSISDKGLEIGEPFVHVPTALLGIASSRSDLDVPPKRA; encoded by the coding sequence ATGAAGGAACTGTTGAACGTCCCTCCTCTGGAGCGGATGAAGACCGGGATTCGCGGGTTCGAGCACATCAGCCTGGGGGGACTGGTCCGGGGGCGGACCACGCTGCTGGTGGGGACGTCCGGATCCGGCAAGACCCTGTTTGCCACCGAACTTGTCCACCGGGCGATCACGGAGAGCGGGAACTCGGCGGTCTTCGTCACCTTCGAAGAGAAGCCGGCCGACATCGTCCGCAACGTCCGGCAGCTGGGCTGGGACCTGTCGGAGCAGATCCAGCGGAAGAAGCTGATCATCCTCGACGCCTCGATGGACCGCACGATCGTCGAGGAGGCGGGGGCCTACGACCTGTCGGGAATCATCACCCAGATCGTCGACGCCATCCAGGAGGTCGGCGCGCAGCTGGTGATCCTGGATTCGCTGGGGGCGCTGTTCTACCAGTTCGAAAACCCCGGCATCCTGCGGCGCGAGATCCTGCGGCTGACCGACGAGCTCCGCGACCTGGGGGTGACCTCGATCATGACGGCGGAGCGGGTGGAGGAGTACGGCCCCATCACGCGGTTCGGGATCGAGGAGTTCGTCTCGGACTGCGTCGTCGTCCTGCGGCATCAGCTTCTCGACGAGAAGGTCCGGCGGACGATCCAGATCTACAAGCTCCGCGGCGACCGGCACTACAAGGATGAGTTCCCGTTCACGATCGAGACGCCGGGGATCGTCATTCTTCCCCTGTCGGCGGCGGAGCTGACGCAGTCTTCCACCGCCAACCGCGTCAGCTTCGGCAGCCGGAGCCTCGACGAGATGGCCGGCGGAGGCCTGTTCCAGGACTCGGTCATCCTCATCAGCGGCCCCACGGGGAGCGGCAAGACGCTGATGGGGACCACGTTCGCCTCGGAGGCCTGCCGCCGCGGGGAACGGGTTCTGTTTTTGGGCTACGAGGAGTCCCGCCCGCAGCTGATGCGGAACGCCCACTCATGGGGACTGGAGTTCGACGAGTGGGAGAAGAGCGGACTGCTGAAGACCGTCTGCCAGTACCCGGAGGCCCTGGGGCTGGAGGGGCACCTCTACGCCATCGAGCGGGAGATCGAGCAGTTCCGTCCGACGCGGCTCGTGATTGACAGCATTTCCGCCATGGAGCGGGTCGGCAGCGTACGGAACTTCCGCGAGTTCGTGATCGGTCTGACCGGCTTTGTGAAGCAGCAGCAGGTCTGCACGCTCCTCACCAGCTCGAGCGCCAGCCTGTCCGGCGGGGATTCGATCACCGACGCCCACATCTCGACGATCACGGACGCGATCGTGCTGCTCCGGTACGTCGAGCGGGCGGGCGCTCTGAGCCGCGGCATCATCATCATCAAGATGCGCGGCTCCCAGCACGACAAGCGGTTTCACGAGTTCTCGATCAGCGACAAGGGGCTCGAGATCGGAGAGCCGTTCGTCCACGTGCCGACCGCCCTGCTGGGGATCGCGTCATCCCGCAGCGATCTCGATGTTCCGCCGAAGCGGGCCTGA
- a CDS encoding circadian clock KaiB family protein codes for MGDPSFTLYVAGGTELAARALANFDRTIRPRIAGSCALTIIDIRKEPRKAREHRVVATPMLVRNHPLPVIKILGDLSQEDVIVAQLGLRRFETDGSLPKEIS; via the coding sequence ATGGGTGATCCGTCTTTCACGTTGTATGTCGCCGGCGGAACGGAACTCGCCGCGCGGGCGCTCGCCAACTTCGACCGGACGATCCGGCCGCGGATCGCAGGAAGCTGTGCGCTGACCATCATCGATATTCGGAAGGAGCCGCGGAAAGCCCGTGAGCATCGCGTCGTAGCGACACCGATGCTGGTGAGGAATCACCCGCTGCCGGTGATCAAGATTCTCGGCGACCTCTCGCAGGAAGACGTGATCGTCGCCCAGTTGGGGCTGCGCCGGTTCGAAACGGACGGCAGCCTGCCGAAGGAGATTTCATGA
- a CDS encoding ATP-binding protein — MADQTRISAESDGDGVASARRLPSFNGTRLPFEAIVAEADEGVLVLEPDGRIGYANDAAEFLLGHRRDELEGEMFGLPLQPPGGAVTINVLSKDGTIRTGELRIEPLPGHERGTMVVRVRDISAHCQDVETARDEVRRRDEFLAMLSHELRNPLSAIQNAAQLLTHDDLGPDFRAEASNILTRQFEHLRRILDDLLDVARILRGKLVLTPRRVELTPVLQDALEAAATLISQQGHTLRVDIPPYPLWIWGDPTRLEQIFVNLLNNAAKFTPPGGAGSIDMTVTVLEESVEVRVRDNGPGIPDDLLPRVFESFVQGPQSLERGDGGLGIGLMLVRTFAALHGGRVDVRNNAPDPGATFHVHLPLLTVDEPVEPVLPDVRQSSVLRVLLVEDGDDVRKTMRRLLESDGHAVLEAATGPDGVSATRHHRPDVAIIDIGLPGLNGYEVAAQIRRTLAENCPRLVAVTGYGTADDLRRAREAGFDDHLVKPVSFAKLRRVLARWSSAAGADPGESNGNGAPNSAAPRFPSGRPAAAPAPAPASGSSPSPGGGDG; from the coding sequence ATGGCGGATCAGACCAGGATCAGCGCGGAGAGCGACGGGGACGGTGTTGCTTCCGCAAGGCGGCTCCCCTCTTTCAACGGGACGCGGTTGCCCTTTGAGGCCATCGTCGCCGAAGCGGACGAAGGTGTGCTCGTTCTCGAGCCCGACGGCCGGATCGGCTACGCCAACGACGCGGCGGAGTTTCTGCTGGGACATCGCCGGGACGAGCTGGAGGGAGAGATGTTCGGCCTCCCGCTTCAGCCCCCGGGCGGAGCGGTGACGATCAATGTCCTCTCCAAGGACGGAACGATTCGCACCGGCGAGCTGCGGATCGAACCGCTCCCGGGCCACGAGCGGGGGACGATGGTGGTCCGGGTGCGGGACATCTCCGCCCACTGCCAGGACGTGGAGACCGCCCGGGACGAGGTCCGGCGGCGGGACGAGTTTCTGGCGATGCTTTCCCATGAGCTCCGGAACCCGCTTTCGGCCATTCAGAACGCCGCCCAACTGCTCACCCACGACGACTTGGGCCCGGACTTCCGGGCGGAAGCGTCGAACATCCTCACCCGCCAGTTCGAGCATCTCCGGCGGATCCTGGACGACCTGCTGGATGTGGCCCGCATCCTGCGAGGCAAGCTGGTCCTGACCCCCCGCCGCGTGGAGCTGACCCCCGTCCTGCAGGACGCGCTGGAGGCCGCCGCCACTCTCATCTCGCAGCAGGGACACACTCTCCGGGTGGACATCCCCCCGTACCCGCTGTGGATCTGGGGAGACCCAACGCGTCTGGAGCAGATCTTCGTCAACCTCCTCAACAACGCCGCCAAGTTCACGCCGCCGGGCGGGGCCGGATCGATCGACATGACGGTCACGGTTCTGGAGGAAAGCGTCGAGGTCCGCGTCCGGGACAACGGGCCGGGGATCCCGGACGACCTGCTGCCGCGGGTCTTCGAGTCGTTTGTGCAGGGGCCGCAGTCTCTGGAGCGCGGCGACGGCGGCCTGGGAATCGGGTTGATGCTCGTCCGGACCTTCGCCGCGCTTCACGGCGGCCGCGTCGACGTCCGCAACAACGCCCCCGATCCGGGAGCCACGTTCCACGTGCATCTGCCGCTCCTCACGGTCGACGAACCGGTCGAACCCGTCCTCCCCGACGTCCGGCAAAGCAGCGTCCTGCGGGTCCTGCTGGTCGAGGACGGCGACGATGTCCGCAAGACGATGAGGCGGCTGCTGGAGTCGGACGGGCACGCGGTGCTGGAGGCGGCGACCGGCCCGGACGGCGTCTCGGCCACGCGGCATCACCGTCCCGACGTGGCGATCATCGACATCGGCCTTCCGGGGCTCAACGGCTATGAGGTGGCGGCGCAGATCCGCCGCACCCTGGCGGAGAACTGCCCCCGCCTCGTGGCGGTGACCGGCTATGGAACCGCGGACGATCTCCGCCGGGCCCGCGAGGCGGGGTTCGACGACCACCTCGTCAAGCCGGTGAGCTTTGCAAAGCTGCGGCGGGTGCTGGCCCGCTGGTCGTCCGCCGCCGGGGCCGATCCCGGCGAGTCCAACGGCAATGGCGCCCCCAACTCCGCGGCCCCCCGGTTCCCGTCCGGCCGCCCCGCGGCCGCTCCCGCTCCCGCCCCGGCCTCCGGCTCGTCCCCCTCCCCGGGAGGCGGTGATGGGTGA
- a CDS encoding nuclear transport factor 2 family protein produces the protein MTDPRLPVIELLRTAYAAFNERDIDAALATMAEDVAWPKAFKGGQARGHREVRAYWTEQWSEINPRVEPTSFHPEGAGRMLVHVHQVVRDLAGAVVADGEVGHRFTIESGLIRSMEVCPLPAPGSGG, from the coding sequence ATGACAGATCCACGGTTGCCGGTGATCGAACTGCTTCGCACGGCGTATGCGGCGTTCAACGAGCGAGATATCGACGCCGCCCTGGCCACGATGGCTGAGGACGTGGCCTGGCCCAAGGCCTTCAAGGGAGGGCAGGCCCGCGGCCACCGGGAGGTCCGCGCCTACTGGACGGAGCAGTGGTCGGAGATCAATCCGCGTGTCGAGCCAACTTCGTTTCACCCGGAGGGAGCGGGGCGGATGCTGGTCCACGTGCATCAGGTCGTCCGCGACCTGGCCGGAGCCGTGGTTGCCGACGGGGAGGTGGGCCACCGCTTCACGATCGAGTCCGGTTTGATCCGCTCGATGGAGGTCTGCCCGCTCCCCGCGCCCGGTTCCGGCGGCTAG